In Lentimicrobium sp. L6, a genomic segment contains:
- the fabF gene encoding beta-ketoacyl-ACP synthase II, producing MKLRRVVVTGLGAVTPLGNTVPEYWDALLNGVSGAAEITRFDHSKFKTHFACEVKGFNPLDHFDRKEARKYDLYAQFGLVAAYQAVADAKLDDENIDKERVGVIWASGIGGLETFAKEVGDYAKGDGTPRYNPFFIPKMIADITAGHISIKYGFQGPNFATVSACASSANAMADAFNYIRLGKADAFVVGGSEAAVNSPGVGGFNAMHAISTRNDDPKTASRPFDKDRDGFVIGEGGAGLIFEEYEHAIARGATIYAEVAGAGLSADAHHMTSPHPEGHGAMLAMKWALQDAGLEPIQMDHINTHGTSTPLGDIAEPKAITTLYGEHAYNISINSTKSMTGHLLGAAGAVEAIATVLAVKNDIVPPTINHYETDPNIDQKLDFTFNVAKKRTVDVALSNTFGFGGHNASLIFKKNK from the coding sequence ATGAAATTAAGAAGAGTAGTGGTTACAGGCTTAGGAGCCGTTACTCCATTAGGTAATACTGTCCCAGAGTACTGGGATGCATTGCTTAATGGGGTTTCGGGCGCAGCCGAAATAACCCGTTTTGATCATTCGAAGTTTAAGACTCATTTTGCATGCGAAGTAAAAGGTTTTAATCCGCTTGATCATTTTGACAGAAAAGAAGCCAGAAAGTACGATCTTTACGCTCAATTTGGTTTAGTTGCCGCTTATCAAGCTGTTGCTGACGCCAAATTAGACGACGAAAATATTGATAAAGAAAGAGTAGGAGTTATCTGGGCATCAGGAATTGGTGGCCTCGAAACTTTTGCTAAAGAAGTAGGTGACTATGCCAAAGGCGACGGAACACCACGTTACAACCCTTTCTTTATTCCAAAAATGATTGCAGATATTACTGCAGGTCATATCTCCATTAAATATGGATTCCAAGGACCAAACTTTGCTACTGTTTCAGCTTGTGCCTCATCGGCAAATGCTATGGCAGATGCATTCAACTATATAAGATTAGGCAAAGCCGATGCTTTTGTAGTGGGTGGTTCTGAAGCTGCCGTTAACTCCCCTGGTGTTGGTGGGTTTAACGCTATGCACGCCATCTCCACTCGTAATGATGATCCTAAAACAGCCTCTCGCCCTTTTGATAAAGATCGTGATGGTTTTGTAATTGGAGAAGGTGGAGCTGGATTAATATTCGAAGAGTATGAACACGCTATAGCTCGTGGTGCTACTATTTATGCTGAGGTTGCTGGAGCAGGCCTTTCTGCTGATGCACACCACATGACTAGCCCACACCCTGAAGGACATGGTGCTATGCTAGCTATGAAATGGGCATTACAAGATGCAGGTTTAGAACCTATACAAATGGACCATATCAATACTCATGGAACATCTACTCCTTTGGGAGATATTGCTGAACCAAAAGCTATCACCACTCTATATGGTGAGCATGCTTATAATATCAGTATCAACTCTACCAAATCAATGACAGGTCACTTATTGGGAGCTGCAGGAGCTGTTGAAGCTATCGCTACTGTTTTAGCGGTGAAAAACGATATCGTTCCTCCAACAATTAACCATTATGAAACCGACCCTAACATTGATCAGAAATTAGATTTCACATTCAATGTTGCTAAGAAACGTACTGTTGACGTAGCTTTATCCAATACTTTTGGATTTGGTGGTCACAACGCCTCTCTTATCTTCAAAAAAAATAAATAA
- the purN gene encoding phosphoribosylglycinamide formyltransferase: MKRIAIFASGNGSNAENIIKFFLQSENISVELVLTNNANAKVIERAAKLDIPVVVFNRSDFYGDEIVLESLIEHKIDLVVLAGFMWLVPSYLIQNYPLNIINIHPALLPKYGGKGMYGDYVHQAVSEAREKESGITVHYVNEKYDDGDIIFQKSIEIEEGEDPDSIAQKIHTLEYEYFPKVIKDLLA; encoded by the coding sequence ATGAAAAGAATAGCCATTTTTGCTTCTGGTAATGGTAGTAATGCAGAAAACATCATTAAGTTCTTTTTGCAAAGTGAAAATATTAGCGTAGAGCTAGTGTTAACTAATAATGCCAACGCTAAAGTAATTGAGAGAGCTGCAAAATTAGATATACCAGTTGTGGTTTTCAATAGAAGCGATTTTTATGGTGATGAGATAGTTTTAGAAAGTTTGATAGAACACAAGATCGATTTAGTAGTGTTAGCTGGTTTTATGTGGTTGGTTCCTTCCTATCTTATTCAGAATTATCCTTTAAATATTATCAATATTCACCCTGCGCTTTTACCTAAATATGGAGGGAAGGGAATGTATGGAGATTATGTTCATCAAGCTGTTTCTGAGGCTCGTGAGAAAGAAAGTGGAATCACTGTTCATTATGTAAACGAAAAGTATGACGATGGCGACATTATATTTCAAAAATCTATAGAGATAGAGGAGGGTGAAGATCCAGATTCCATAGCTCAGAAAATTCATACTTTAGAATATGAGTATTTCCCAAAAGTGATAAAAGATTTGTTGGCGTAA
- a CDS encoding glycosyltransferase family 2 protein, which translates to MIKKLSIIIPAYNEGKTIHLILNKILDVDLKGIKKEIIIVNDCSTDDTKEAVEKYMVKNKNLDIQLFNQETNQGKGAALQVGFSHATGEYTIIQDADLEYNPEEYNDLLKPVYYTNADVVYGSRFMGSNPHRILFFWHTIGNRFLTFLSNMFTNLNLTDMETCYKMMRTDILKNINIKEKRFGIEPEITAKISRVPNIKIYEVGISYHGRTYADGKKISYKDGFHAIYCIFKYNLFSKK; encoded by the coding sequence ATGATAAAAAAGCTATCTATTATTATCCCAGCCTATAATGAAGGCAAAACAATTCATCTCATTTTAAACAAGATACTTGATGTTGATTTAAAGGGAATTAAAAAAGAAATTATAATAGTAAATGATTGTTCTACTGATGACACAAAAGAAGCAGTAGAAAAGTACATGGTTAAGAATAAAAATTTGGATATCCAACTTTTTAATCAAGAAACCAACCAAGGTAAAGGTGCCGCACTTCAAGTAGGTTTTTCACATGCAACTGGAGAATACACCATTATTCAAGATGCTGATTTAGAATACAATCCCGAAGAATACAATGACCTTTTAAAACCTGTATACTATACTAACGCAGATGTAGTTTATGGATCAAGGTTTATGGGCTCAAATCCTCATAGAATTTTATTTTTCTGGCATACCATAGGTAATCGCTTTCTTACTTTTTTATCTAATATGTTTACCAACTTGAACTTAACAGATATGGAAACCTGTTATAAAATGATGAGGACAGACATATTAAAGAATATCAATATCAAAGAGAAAAGATTTGGTATAGAGCCCGAAATAACAGCAAAAATATCTAGAGTCCCTAATATTAAAATATATGAAGTAGGGATCTCTTATCATGGAAGAACTTATGCTGATGGTAAGAAAATAAGTTATAAAGATGGATTTCATGCCATATATTGCATTTTCAAGTATAATCTTTTTTCAAAAAAATAA
- a CDS encoding acyl carrier protein encodes MSDTKSKVIDIIVDKLGVDPSEVTPEANFTNDLGADSLDTVELIMEFEKEFNISIPDDQAENIQTVGEAISYIEEHAQ; translated from the coding sequence ATGTCTGACACAAAATCAAAGGTTATTGATATTATAGTTGACAAATTAGGAGTAGACCCAAGCGAGGTAACTCCAGAAGCTAATTTTACTAACGATTTAGGCGCTGATTCATTGGATACAGTTGAATTAATTATGGAGTTCGAAAAGGAATTCAACATCTCTATTCCAGATGATCAAGCTGAGAATATCCAAACAGTTGGTGAAGCTATATCTTATATTGAAGAGCACGCTCAATAA